Below is a window of Chloroflexota bacterium DNA.
GGGGGAATTGGACGGCGCCGAGCGTTAGCCCCTAGCCCGCCTTCGCGCCATGAAGTGCGGGCTGTCGTCGTCCAGCAGCGCCGCGGCTTCCATGATGGTCTCGGAGAGCGTCGGGTGCGGGTGCACGCTCAGGGCCAGGTCGTCGGCCGTCGCCCCCATTTCAATGGCGTGGACGCACTCGCCAATCAGGTCGCCGGCGCCCCGTCCCACGATACCGGCGCCGAGCACCAGCCGCGTGCGCGGCTCGACGATGAGTTGCGTCAGCCCCTCGTTGCCGCCCAGCATGGCCGCGCGTCCCGAGGCCAGCCACGGGAAGCGGCTGACGTCCACCTCCAGGCCGCGCGCGACGGCTTCGTCTTCGGTGACACCGCACCAGGCGATTTCCGGATCGGTGAATACCACGGCGGGAATCGCCTGCGCGTCGAATGCCGAAGCCTTGCCCGCGATCGCCTCCGCGGCCACGTGACCCTCGTGCGTCGCCTTGTGCGCCAGCATCGGCTCGCCCGCCACGTCGCCGACGGCAAGAATCGTCGGCTCGGCCGTCCGCTGCTGCGCATCGGTCTGGATGAATCCCCTGGCATCGACCTGAACGGCCGTGTGCTCCAGGCCCAGGTCGCCGCTGTTGGGCGTCCGCCCCACCGCCACCAGCACGCGATCGAATACGCGCCGCGGCTGCTCCACCGACGGCCCGCTGAGCTCCACCTCGACCTGATCCGCCTTAGGCCGCAAGGCAGAAACGCGCGTGTCGAGCAAGACCTCGTGCAGCACGGCGTCCATGCGCGCCGCCAGCGGCTTCACCAATGCCCGGTCGACTCCGGGCAATAGCCCGGGCGTCATCTCGACCAGCGTCACCTGGGACCCGAGCGCCGCGTAAACCGATCCCAGCTCGAGGCCGATGTAGCCGCC
It encodes the following:
- the lpdA gene encoding dihydrolipoyl dehydrogenase, which gives rise to MTGSDGRRHVVVIGAGPGGYPAAFRAAKLGFAVTLIDPEALPGGVCLYRGCIPSKALLHAAEVMRAASDADAMGLKFDAPRVDLDRLRAWKDEVVVKQTRGLASLTRARRVRHVQGRARFRDARSLEVAGEQPQVIEFDAAIVATGSSPAAPESLRSDSPLVMDSTAALAVDEAPPTLLVVGGGYIGLELGSVYAALGSQVTLVEMTPGLLPGVDRALVKPLAARMDAVLHEVLLDTRVSALRPKADQVEVELSGPSVEQPRRVFDRVLVAVGRTPNSGDLGLEHTAVQVDARGFIQTDAQQRTAEPTILAVGDVAGEPMLAHKATHEGHVAAEAIAGKASAFDAQAIPAVVFTDPEIAWCGVTEDEAVARGLEVDVSRFPWLASGRAAMLGGNEGLTQLIVEPRTRLVLGAGIVGRGAGDLIGECVHAIEMGATADDLALSVHPHPTLSETIMEAAALLDDDSPHFMARRRARG